Proteins encoded in a region of the Zea mays cultivar B73 chromosome 2, Zm-B73-REFERENCE-NAM-5.0, whole genome shotgun sequence genome:
- the LOC100272395 gene encoding Probable protein phosphatase 2C 33 yields the protein MATAARERRLPPALPLATLIGRELRAGGSERPALRYGHAGFAKRGEDYFLVKPDCLRVPGDPASAFSVFAVFDGHNGVSAAVYSKEHLLEHVMSALSPDIGREDWLQALPRALVAGFVKADIDFQRKGEVSGTTATLVVIDGFTVTVASVGDSRCILDTQGGELQLLTVDHRLEENAEERERVTASGGEVGRLNLFGGQEVGPLRCWPGGLCLSRSIGDMDVGEFIVPIPHVKQVKLSNTGGRLIIASDGIWDALSNEAAAKACRGLPAELAAKLVVKQALKTSGLKDDTTCVVVDIIPSDHLTSPQLSPKKNQNKLKSLFRRRSHSSVRKLGGKSASIGSVEELFEEGSAMLEERLGRNLSLKAASPPFRCAICQVDQEPFQDLMADNGGGYCSSQYAPWGGPCLCLDCRKKKDAMEGKRCSRSTACR from the exons ATGGCGACCGCCGCGAGGGAGAGGCGCCTGCCGCCGGCGCTGCCCCTGGCGACTCTCATCGGCCGGGAGCTCCGCGCGGGGGGCTCCGAGCGCCCGGCCCTGCGCTACGGCCACGCCGGCTTTGCCAAGCGTGGCGAGGACTACTTCCTCGTCAAGCCCGACTGCCTCCGCGTCCCCGGGGACCCCGCATCCGCGTTCTCCGTCTTTGCC GTGTTCGACGGCCACAACGGCGTGTCGGCGGCGGTCTACAGCAAGGAGCATCTGCTCGAGCACGTCATGAGCGCGCTGTCGCCGGACATCGGCCGCGAAGACTGGCTGCAGGCGCTGCCGCGCGCGCTCGTCGCCGGCTTCGTCAAGGCCGACATCGATTTCCAGCGCAAGG GGGAGGTGTCCGGAACCACGGCGACACTGGTGGTCATCGATGGGTTCACGGTCACGGTGGCGTCGGTGGGTGACTCGCGCTGCATCCTGGACACGCAGGGCGGCGAGTTGCAGCTGCTAACCGTGGACCACCGCCTGGAGGAGAATGCAGAGGAGCGGGAGCGCGTCACGGCCAGCGGTGGGGAAGTAGGCCGGCTCAATCTCTTTGGCGGCCAGGAG GTCGGCCCTCTCCGGTGCTGGCCTGGTGGCTTGTGCCTCTCAAGATCCATCGGGGACATGGATGTTGGAGAGTTCATTGTGCCCATTCCACATGTCAAGCAAGTCAAG CTATCAAACACCGGAGGAAGACTGATAATAGCATCTGATGGCATATGGGACGCGTTGTCCAATGAAGCAGCTGCAAAAGCATGCAGAGGATTGCCTGCAGAACTGGCAGCGAAGCTTGTCGTTAAG CAAGCTCTGAAAACAAGCGGGCTAAAGGATGACACCACCTGTGTCGTAGTTGACATTATCCCGTCCGATCATCTGACATCGCCACAATTGTCTCCAAAGAAAAATCAGAACAAGTTGAAGTCACTTTTTCGTAGAAGGTCGCATAGTTCAGTTAGAAAGCTTGGAGGCAAGTCTGCCTCCATTGGTTCCGTGGAGGAGTTATTTGAAGAAGGGTCTGCAATGCTAGAAGAAAG GTTGGGTAGGAATCTGTCCTTGAAAGCAGCTTCACCACCTTTCCGCTGTGCAATCTGCCAAGTGGACCAAGAGCCCTTCCAAGATTTGATGGCAGATAATGGAGGTGGTTACTGCTCTTCCCAGTACGCTCCATGGGGTGGCCCATGTCTCTGTTTGGACTGTCGGAAAAAGAAAGATGCAATGGAAGGAAAAAGATGTAGCCGCTCTACAGCATGCAGGTGA
- the LOC100037801 gene encoding brittle stalk-2-like protein 8 precursor, with amino-acid sequence MAMLPVVVRMAAMPFIFLVLLAHTASAQPDAGCNGILLTYTLQRRDKIRPHVAAPNSQPYSFSASATVVNAGTRPLRSWALLLTFVHGEILVSVDGAVLTSGAALPYNTTAGDAAGRPTPTSFTGYPQTDLLTPIATAGDPAKTQATVSLVGTLFAGPEPYVPLPSFLSLADPSYTCPPATNATSSPTNLTTCCVFTAGGDPTGGLVESGFLPRRTGDLVITYDVLQSYDTTYLALVTLENDALLGRLDAWQLSWRWEHGEFISSMRGAYPREVDTAECLYGPQGQYYKDLDFSKAVLNCDRRPVVHDLPPSRANDTEIGRIDHCCRNGTILPKSMDVARSKSAFQMVVYKMPPDLNRTKLYPPTGFNVTGAASALNPEYACDPPISVSPSEYPDPSGLTSITVAVATWQVVCNITTSPKKPPRCCVSFSSFYNESVVPCRTCACGCPSSAPTCSTTAPAMLLPPQALLMPFDRRASEALEWADQKHLGVPKPMPCGDFCGVSVNWHVATDFTGGWSARLTLFNWDGTDMPDWFTAIVMDKAYDGFEQAYSFNATGVGNSTIFVRGAQGLNFLLGERNMSGVDYPVPGKQQSVFSFTKKKTPGIDIIAGDGFPSKVFFNGDECAMPLRIPSQGTSVVVPMQLCLLVSAFMLLLL; translated from the coding sequence ATGGCCATGCTGCCCGTCGTCGTCCGCATGGCCGCCATGCCCTTCATCTTCCTTGTGCTCCTCGCGCACAccgcctcggcacagcccgacgcCGGCTGCAACGGGATCCTCCTCACCTACACGCTGCAGCGCCGGGACAAGATCAGGCCTCACGTGGCGGCGCCCAACTCCCAGCCCTACTCCTTCAGCGCCAGCGCCACCGTCGTCAACGCCGGCACCCGCCCGCTACGCTCCTGGGCGCTGCTGCTCACCTTCGTGCACGGCGAGATCCTCGTCTCCGTCGACGGGGCCGTGCTCACCTCGGGCGCCGCCCTGCCCTACAACACCACGGCGGGGGACGCCGCCGGCAGGCCCACGCCCACGTCCTTCACCGGGTACCCGCAGACGGACCTCCTCACCCCGATCGCCACGGCCGGGGACCCCGCCAAGACACAGGCCACGGTCAGCCTCGTAGGCACGCTCTTCGCCGGGCCGGAGCCCTACGTCCCGCTCCCCTCGTTTCTCTCGCTCGCCGACCCTTCCTACACCTGCCCGCCGGCCACCAACGCCACGTCGTCGCCGACGAACCTCACCACCTGCTGCGTGTTCACGGCGGGTGGGGACCCCACCGGCGGCCTGGTGGAGAGTGGCTTCCTCCCGCGCCGCACCGGCGACCTGGTCATCACCTACGACGTGCTCCAGTCGTACGACACCACCTACCTAGCGCTCGTCACGCTGGAGAACGACGCGCTGCTCGGCCGCCTCGACGCCTGGCAGCTGTCGTGGAGGTGGGAGCACGGGGAGTTCATCAGCTCCATGCGAGGCGCCTACCCGCGGGAGGTGGACACGGCCGAATGCCTCTACGGTCCCCAGGGCCAGTACTACAAGGACCTCGACTTCTCCAAGGCGGTGCTCAACTGCGACCGCAGGCCCGTCGTCCACGACCTGCCGCCGTCGCGGGCCAACGACACGGAGATCGGCCGGATCGACCACTGCTGCCGGAACGGCACCATCCTGCCCAAGTCCATGGATGTCGCGCGCTCCAAGTCGGCGTTCCAGATGGTGGTGTACAAGATGCCGCCCGACCTCAACCGGACCAAGCTCTACCCGCCCACAGGGTTCAACGTCACCGGCGCCGCGTCCGCGCTGAACCCGGAGTACGCGTGCGACCCACCCATCTCGGTGAGCCCGTCGGAGTACCCGGACCCCAGCGGGCTCACGTCGATCACGGTGGCCGTGGCGACGTGGCAGGTGGTGTGCAACATCACCACGTCGCCCAAGAAGCCGCCCAGGTGCTGCGTCTCCTTCTCCTCCTTCTACAACGAGTCGGTGGTCCCCTGCCGGACGTGCGCGTGCGGCTGCCCCTCGTCCGCGCCGACCTGCAGCACCACGGCGCCGGCGATGCTGCTGCCGCCGCAGGCGCTGCTCATGCCGTTCGACCGGCGGGCCAGCGAGGCGCTCGAGTGGGCGGACCAGAAGCACCTCGGCGTGCCCAAACCCATGCCCTGCGGCGACTTCTGCGGCGTCAGCGTCAACTGGCACGTCGCCACCGACTTCACCGGAGGATGGAGCGCGCGCCTCACGCTCTTCAACTGGGACGGCACGGACATGCCGGACTGGTTCACGGCCATCGTCATGGACAAGGCGTACGACGGCTTCGAACAGGCCTACTCCTTCAACGCCACGGGCGTCGGGAACAGCACCATCTTCGTCAGGGGCGCCCAGGGCCTCAACTTCCTGCTCGGGGAGAGGAACATGAGCGGCGTAGATTACCCGGTGCCCGGGAAGCAGCAGTCCGTCTTCTCCTTCACCAAGAAGAAGACCCCCGGCATCGACATCATCGCCGGGGACGGCTTCCCGTCCAAGGTCTTCTTCAACGGCGACGAGTGCGCCATGCCATTGAGGATTCCGAGCCAGGGGACCAGTGTCGTCGTCCCTATGCAGCTGTGTTTGCTTGTTTCCGCTTTCATGTTATTGCTGCTGTAA